One Anopheles cruzii unplaced genomic scaffold, idAnoCruzAS_RS32_06 scaffold02341_ctg1, whole genome shotgun sequence genomic window, GATGAAGACGACATCAAGCAGTGGGATGATTTGGCTAGGAAATGTGTGTGGAAATGTGGTTAGGAAATGTTAGTTTGATCaattaattgaataataaataaagaaataaaagtgaaatagtttcctcagactgaAAAAAGGCCTATTGGCTGCTAGCACCATAACACGAATCTccccaaggagcaactatgtccgtttttgtgtccgttAGACAGTTCATTGGACACTCTCGGACATTTTGAAATATTTGGCAAAGAATTCCTTTCTAAATCAAATCGCTTTGCGCAACCAATTGTTTCCTCGGCAATTAATATTTATGTCGTTGAAAAAAAGAGTATATCTAATGTGATAAGCAAATTCAATATTGAGGCTATTAAATGTAAACTAGCTGCTTTAGATTACAAGAATGATAGTTTTGTAATGATTCCAATCATACATACATTACGAGAGTGAAGTTcattatttacattatttatatttattttattaattgatattatgttacattttattatcTAAATTCTGATTCCTACGTATCGGAATAAAATGCTTATGTCTAGtataaattaaatgttttgttcgTATGGAGAAATACCCGCGTTTGAATGAGgaatattttccttttcatGATTTTCTATACTACTCACGTAATCAATAAAGCTAACATCTGGATCAAATACTAAAGAATCATTCGCCATACGAACATTGTTTACATTAGTGACTAATGAGTGACTAGATTTAGATCCACTCCACATCAATCGTTTCTTAGTGTTCCTCAACTTATTAATCATAAACTTTGCGACTATTTTATCGTTTACCTTCTCCATTTTAGTTGATGCAATGGATTTGATCAGTTTTGTGATGTTGCGTCTTTGCTGTAATCCTATCCTGTCTTTTCCATTGATCGTAGTTCCGGTCCAAGTGGAATTGCACTGCAGGTcagtggaaagcaaaaggTCTAAGCATATGTTCATACGTTTTTCTGATTTCTCTCCAATCACATTCCATTCCAGCCAACGAATCTGAAATAAACATAACAAGTTAATTATATAATAGAAAAGATATATCTGTCGGATCTCTCAGAGCGTTTTGCGTACCATATCTTGGAGGAAAGCTTCATCGTACAGCTTCGTTTCCAGTTCTTCCAACTGCTCTATGGAAGTAGCTGCTTCGAAAGTGAATGTTGGTGCCTGAGTCTCTACGTTTAGTTTGTCGATGATCGATGGCAGCATTACTATCGTTTCTGCCAGCGATACGTCCATTTTATCCAATCTGTTGGTAAGACGTTCTATTTTTCCATcgatgttttccttttgtaGACGTTGCTCCTGAATTATAAGTGCGTTCTGCGTTTCAATTCGCACCAACCGATTAATTATATCAGTCAATTTCTCCATCAATCCATTTTCTCCACCGAcattttctgttgttttcaATTGTGGCGAGAAGGTTGCTGATACACTAGCTTGCGAAATGCTTTGCTGCATGCGGTGTTGGTTCGAAGTGATGGTGGTTTCACGATGGTGACTGAAGCTTTGGTCTATTGCTATGATTTCGTCGTTGTAGTCAGGCTGAcgtattgttttctttttcttgggAGTACTCGGCTGGCAGGAACTACTACTGGACATGTCGGACATCTCATCAATTGCTACGTTTGCCTCCGCAAAAGTAGCAAATTCTCTTTTAACAGTACACTGGAGATATGACCAAGACGTCTCGGGCAACCTGTTGTCACGTATCATCTGTCGCTGTTGCTCAACGGTACATTTTGTTGGCCATCTTAGTACTGGTTTTTGAAATTTCGTACTAAAGGCCAGCCATGCTTTTGGCACAACAGACAATTCCTTTTGCCCCTTTGGGCCGGTAGTTTGCACTATCGCATACATTACTGAAAAGAACACGCATAATTGATTTAAAACCAGTATTCCATAGATCACCGGACAACTAACGTAGTTACTGCACTAACTTTATACCAACTTCCAAGCAACTTAGATAACTAACAATACTATCAACTCACCTTCTTTTTCTAAGTTGGATAATTTTGAACGAATAACTTGCAAAAATGAAACTACGTTAACTTCATTGAACAGAAGTGTTGAGAAATACCAACTGGCTGTGAGGAAATACACGCTTAGAATGATTCCTTACATTCAGCTACATAATACATTTCCAAAAACTGACCATACGCACTGAAGTTTGGTTGTGTGCTTACCTGCACCAACTCTACATATGCAACATGAGATAGAAAGAAACGGGGTAAACGTACATTTCTGTTTCCGCGTATGCGCATGCGCACTACTGCCAAACTTTATGCGCAGTaggcggcgg contains:
- the LOC128276749 gene encoding uncharacterized protein LOC128276749, producing MYAIVQTTGPKGQKELSVVPKAWLAFSTKFQKPVLRWPTKCTVEQQRQMIRDNRLPETSWSYLQCTVKREFATFAEANVAIDEMSDMSSSSSCQPSTPKKKKTIRQPDYNDEIIAIDQSFSHHRETTITSNQHRMQQSISQASVSATFSPQLKTTENVGGENGLMEKLTDIINRLVRIETQNALIIQEQRLQKENIDGKIERLTNRLDKMDVSLAETIVMLPSIIDKLNVETQAPTFTFEAATSIEQLEELETKLYDEAFLQDMIRWLEWNVIGEKSEKRMNICLDLLLSTDLQCNSTWTGTTINGKDRIGLQQRRNITKLIKSIASTKMEKVNDKIVAKFMINKLRNTKKRLMWSGSKSSHSLVTNVNNVRMANDSLVFDPDVSFIDY